The Gemmatimonadaceae bacterium genome includes a window with the following:
- the tkt gene encoding transketolase: MDAVQKAESGHPGTPMALAPLMYRLFTAHLRHDPTVPHWPDRDRFVLSVGHASMALYATLHLSGYDLSLDDIIHFRQWGSKTPGHPEVGHTAGVETTTGPLGQGVANAVGMAMAEAHLAAISNTGAHTIVDHYTYFIAGDGCLMEGISHEAASFAGHQKLGKLIGFYDDNRITIDGSTDLSLSDDAAQRFASYGWQVLHISDVNDLGEIDAAIAAAKAEKHRPSMVITRTVIGFGSPNRAGTSKAHGEPLGAEEVIRSKDALGWVSHEPFFVPAEARAHWASLVAGRAATHADWASRFDAFRAAEPAKAAEFLRIMAGDLPAGWDAALPSFTSETGNVASRAASGVVLNAIGAGVPELLGGSADLSGSNLTLRKGDQAFSDTNRAGRYVYYGVREHAMGAIMNGLALHGGVIPYAGTFLVFSDYMRPAIRLAALMHVRSIYVFTHDSIGLGEDGPTHQPIEQLSALRAIPNLVVMRPADAAEVAECWRVAIAHRTGPTAIVLSRQKLPFLGLPADTVREGVARGAYVVSDSPTAPRLVLMATGSEVGLALKVRDALAGRGVAARVVSVPSMEIFRAADPAYRAAVLPAGVPRLAIEAAHPMSWWELVAGHGDVVGLDHFGASAPFDRLYAEFGLGVDAITERAIKIVS; the protein is encoded by the coding sequence ATGGATGCGGTCCAGAAGGCGGAGTCGGGACATCCCGGCACGCCGATGGCCCTGGCACCGCTGATGTACCGCCTCTTCACGGCGCACCTGCGCCACGATCCGACCGTGCCGCACTGGCCCGATCGCGACCGCTTCGTGCTGTCGGTGGGCCACGCCTCGATGGCGCTCTACGCCACGCTGCACCTGAGCGGCTACGACCTGTCGCTGGACGACATCATCCACTTCCGGCAGTGGGGATCGAAGACGCCCGGTCATCCGGAAGTGGGCCACACAGCCGGCGTGGAGACCACCACCGGGCCCCTCGGCCAGGGCGTGGCGAATGCGGTCGGCATGGCGATGGCCGAGGCCCACCTGGCGGCGATCTCCAACACCGGCGCACACACGATCGTCGATCACTACACGTACTTCATCGCCGGTGACGGCTGCCTGATGGAGGGGATCAGCCACGAGGCGGCCAGCTTCGCGGGCCACCAGAAGCTGGGCAAGCTGATCGGCTTCTACGACGACAACCGCATCACGATCGACGGCAGCACGGACCTCTCGCTGAGCGACGACGCGGCGCAGCGCTTCGCGAGCTACGGCTGGCAGGTGCTGCACATCTCCGACGTGAACGACCTGGGCGAGATCGACGCGGCCATCGCCGCCGCCAAGGCCGAGAAGCACCGGCCGTCGATGGTCATCACGCGCACCGTGATCGGATTCGGCAGCCCGAACCGCGCCGGCACCAGCAAGGCGCACGGCGAGCCGCTCGGCGCCGAGGAAGTGATCCGGTCGAAGGATGCGCTGGGGTGGGTGTCGCACGAGCCGTTCTTCGTGCCGGCTGAGGCGCGCGCACACTGGGCCTCGCTGGTCGCGGGCCGCGCTGCCACACACGCCGACTGGGCGTCGCGCTTCGATGCCTTCCGCGCCGCGGAACCGGCGAAGGCTGCCGAGTTCCTGCGCATCATGGCCGGCGACCTGCCGGCGGGCTGGGACGCGGCGCTGCCGAGCTTCACCAGCGAGACCGGCAACGTGGCCAGCCGCGCCGCGTCCGGCGTGGTGCTGAACGCGATCGGGGCCGGCGTTCCCGAGCTGCTCGGGGGCTCGGCCGACCTGTCGGGCTCCAACCTCACGCTGCGCAAGGGTGACCAGGCGTTCAGCGACACCAACCGCGCCGGACGCTACGTGTACTACGGCGTCCGCGAGCATGCGATGGGCGCCATCATGAACGGACTCGCGCTGCACGGTGGCGTGATTCCGTACGCGGGCACGTTCCTGGTGTTCAGCGACTACATGCGTCCCGCCATCCGCCTCGCCGCACTGATGCACGTGCGGAGCATCTACGTGTTCACGCACGACTCCATCGGGCTGGGCGAGGATGGCCCGACCCACCAGCCCATCGAGCAGCTCTCCGCGCTGCGGGCCATCCCGAACCTGGTGGTCATGCGGCCCGCCGACGCCGCCGAGGTGGCGGAGTGCTGGCGGGTCGCGATCGCACATCGCACCGGGCCCACCGCGATCGTGCTGTCCCGCCAGAAGCTGCCCTTCCTGGGCCTCCCGGCCGACACGGTCCGGGAGGGCGTGGCCCGCGGCGCGTACGTGGTGTCCGATTCACCCACCGCGCCGCGGCTCGTGCTGATGGCCACTGGCAGCGAGGTCGGCCTGGCACTCAAGGTGCGCGATGCACTCGCCGGCCGCGGAGTGGCAGCGCGCGTGGTCAGCGTTCCCTCGATGGAGATCTTCCGTGCGGCCGACCCGGCGTACCGTGCCGCGGTGCTGCCGGCCGGTGTGCCGCGCCTCGCCATCGAGGCCGCACACCCGATGTCATGGTGGGAGCTGGTGGCCGGCCACGGCGACGTGGTCGGCCTCGACCATTTCGGCGCGTCCGCGCCGTTCGACCGACTGTACGCGGAGTTCGGACTGGGGGTGGACGCCATCACCGAGCGTGCAATTAAGATCGTCTCATAA
- a CDS encoding GGDEF domain-containing protein, protein MNTITLAVPVLVGLEVSAALGLSWLCWRLAMRRNLLALRDIARAFVALSVTAMMQLLDFNALSGMAHALPDLGRSLALWMYLGFMVLGAAELATGNFVTGRVRRDAVLGALLAAALTMVISRVGGSTALGEDLIRNAISAGGTGIACIIIARVVDNAAAPPRMVLGAGVVRVALTLVAMCATLRAGIAILHSSGALPGVVDWAPILTVEFIAHCALCVGLVIWILDRDWALADASVESAEHRAAIDALTGLPNRSIVLDRLEVAVAGARRTGSLVGVLFLDLDGFKDVNDTHGHAAGDAVLRSVGTTLQGVLRASDTFGRMGGDEFVAISPSLRSETDLAIVVAKVRNALRHVVVIEDAVIHVDGSIGFALFPRDGETADALLAAADGALYRDKATRRLARSGALSA, encoded by the coding sequence ATGAACACGATCACGCTTGCTGTGCCTGTGCTGGTCGGACTGGAGGTGTCGGCGGCACTCGGACTGTCGTGGCTCTGCTGGCGCCTGGCCATGCGTCGCAACCTGCTCGCGCTGCGCGACATCGCACGCGCATTCGTCGCGCTGAGCGTGACGGCGATGATGCAGCTCCTCGACTTCAACGCGCTGAGCGGCATGGCGCACGCCCTGCCTGACCTGGGGCGCTCGCTCGCGCTGTGGATGTACCTCGGCTTCATGGTGCTCGGCGCTGCCGAGCTGGCCACCGGCAACTTCGTGACGGGCCGCGTGCGACGCGACGCCGTGCTTGGCGCGCTGCTTGCCGCCGCACTGACGATGGTGATCAGCCGCGTGGGCGGTTCGACGGCGCTGGGTGAGGACCTGATCCGCAACGCGATCAGCGCCGGCGGCACTGGCATCGCCTGCATCATCATCGCACGCGTGGTGGACAACGCCGCCGCCCCACCGCGCATGGTGCTGGGCGCCGGTGTGGTGCGCGTGGCGTTGACGCTGGTGGCCATGTGCGCCACGCTCCGTGCCGGGATCGCGATCCTCCACAGCAGCGGCGCCCTGCCCGGAGTGGTGGACTGGGCGCCGATCCTCACGGTGGAGTTCATCGCACACTGTGCACTGTGCGTGGGACTGGTGATCTGGATCCTCGACCGCGACTGGGCACTGGCCGATGCCTCGGTGGAGTCAGCAGAGCATCGCGCCGCGATCGATGCGCTCACCGGGCTCCCCAATCGCAGCATCGTGCTCGACCGGCTCGAGGTCGCCGTGGCCGGGGCCAGGCGCACCGGGTCGCTGGTGGGCGTGCTGTTCCTCGACCTCGACGGGTTCAAGGACGTGAACGACACCCATGGCCACGCCGCCGGCGACGCCGTGCTCCGGTCCGTGGGCACCACGCTGCAGGGTGTGCTGCGCGCGTCCGACACGTTCGGGCGCATGGGTGGCGACGAGTTCGTCGCCATCTCCCCGTCCCTCCGCAGCGAGACCGACCTCGCCATCGTGGTGGCGAAGGTCCGCAATGCGCTGCGCCATGTGGTGGTCATCGAGGATGCGGTCATCCACGTGGATGGCAGTATCGGGTTCGCACTCTTCCCGCGCGACGGAGAGACGGCAGACGCGCTGCTCGCCGCCGCCGACGGTGCACTCTACCGCGACAAGGCCACCCGGCGCCTCGCCCGTTCCGGGGCACTCAGCGCCTGA
- a CDS encoding cryptochrome/photolyase family protein, with translation MTRRPHPTTAPTTLVFVAPWECSRATSQVPRQPDDGVVICFVESVEKGAALPWHRQKLVLVLSAMRHFADALLDAGYRVDYRRAASYEEGIVAAAREHDATRVIASEGREWEMVQALSRAQVQLAGTGIALERREDRGFMATREEFTRWAAGRRGLRMEFFYREMRRRHGILMEADGTPTGGSWNFDAENRLPWPAKAPVPQRMVFTPDAVTRGIMARVSRWRGRWASADGFALPVTRTDARALLQRFVHERLPTFGRTRMPCNTATVTCCTPRCPRPSTSGCCTRVRWCRRRSRRSATASSRWRVPRGSSGRCSAGASTCAACTGT, from the coding sequence ATGACCCGTCGCCCGCACCCGACCACCGCTCCCACCACGCTCGTCTTCGTCGCGCCGTGGGAATGCTCGCGGGCCACCTCGCAGGTGCCGCGACAGCCGGACGACGGTGTGGTGATCTGCTTCGTCGAGTCGGTGGAGAAGGGCGCCGCGCTGCCATGGCACCGGCAGAAGCTGGTGCTGGTGCTGTCGGCCATGCGGCACTTCGCGGATGCGCTGCTGGACGCGGGATACCGCGTGGACTATCGCCGTGCGGCCAGCTACGAAGAGGGCATCGTTGCTGCGGCCCGGGAGCATGACGCCACGCGGGTGATCGCCAGCGAGGGGCGTGAGTGGGAGATGGTACAGGCACTGTCGCGGGCGCAGGTCCAGCTCGCCGGGACGGGCATCGCGCTCGAGCGGCGCGAGGATCGCGGCTTCATGGCCACGCGCGAGGAGTTCACGCGCTGGGCCGCCGGCCGGCGCGGGCTGCGCATGGAGTTCTTCTACCGCGAGATGCGCCGCAGGCACGGCATCCTGATGGAGGCCGACGGCACGCCCACCGGCGGATCGTGGAACTTCGACGCCGAGAACCGGCTGCCATGGCCGGCGAAGGCGCCGGTGCCGCAGCGGATGGTCTTCACCCCCGATGCCGTGACGCGCGGCATCATGGCGCGGGTGTCACGGTGGCGCGGGCGCTGGGCATCGGCCGACGGGTTCGCGCTCCCGGTGACGCGCACCGACGCGCGTGCGCTGCTGCAGCGCTTCGTGCACGAGCGGCTCCCCACCTTCGGGCGTACGAGGATGCCATGCAACACGGCCACGGTGACCTGCTGCACTCCACGCTGTCCTCGGCCATCAACATCGGGCTGCTGCACCCGCGTGAGGTGGTGCAGGCGGCGGAGCAGGCGTTCCGCGACGGCCTCGTCCCGCTGGCGAGTGCCGAGGGGTTCATCCGGCAGGTGCTCGGCTGGCGCGAGTACGTGCGCGGCGTGTACTGGCACCTGA
- a CDS encoding DNA recombination protein RmuC, translated as MSDSMLLLVTFVAGIAIGGVLAWLAARRIADAERAGSAATAAARLAALSDAQHTMRATFETIAADALRHSQDAFLTATRAELTSLQADGAAHAEQREQTIAQLLLPMRELLASYDARLSQLDRDRTEALGQVAERLLQVHSLSDRLGRETRDLVQALRAPSARGRWGELQLQRVVEMAGMLEYCDFETQLTMQVEGGVQRPDMVVRLPGGSSIVVDAKAPLEGYLAAMDATDEPMRLAALDRHAKQLRAHINALADRAYWRQFPHAPEFVVLFLPGEAFHAAALERDPSLLEAGVAQRVLIASPTTLIALLRAAAYGWRQERVAESAAQVSALGRELAERLAIFTSHLSDVGSSLDQAVTRYNRAVGSFDARVLVAARKFTDLGAGPAAAAALESPTAIERVPRPVATPREP; from the coding sequence GTGAGTGATTCCATGCTGCTGCTGGTCACGTTCGTGGCCGGCATCGCGATCGGGGGCGTGCTGGCCTGGCTCGCCGCGCGGCGCATCGCCGACGCCGAGCGGGCCGGCAGTGCGGCCACGGCGGCCGCGCGGCTGGCGGCGCTCAGCGATGCGCAGCACACCATGCGGGCCACCTTCGAGACCATCGCGGCCGATGCGCTGCGCCACTCGCAGGACGCCTTCCTCACCGCCACCCGGGCGGAACTCACGTCGCTGCAAGCCGATGGGGCGGCCCACGCCGAGCAGCGGGAACAGACCATCGCGCAACTGCTGCTGCCGATGCGCGAACTGCTGGCCTCGTACGATGCGCGGCTGTCCCAGCTGGACCGCGACCGCACCGAGGCGCTGGGGCAGGTGGCGGAGCGGCTGCTGCAGGTGCACAGCTTGAGTGACCGGCTGGGCCGCGAGACGCGCGACCTGGTGCAGGCGCTGCGTGCGCCGAGCGCCCGCGGCCGCTGGGGCGAGCTGCAGCTCCAGCGGGTGGTGGAGATGGCGGGGATGCTCGAGTACTGCGACTTCGAGACGCAGCTCACGATGCAGGTGGAGGGCGGCGTGCAGCGGCCGGACATGGTGGTGCGGCTGCCAGGCGGTTCCTCGATCGTGGTGGATGCCAAGGCACCGCTCGAGGGATACCTCGCCGCGATGGACGCCACCGACGAGCCGATGCGGCTGGCCGCGCTGGACCGGCACGCGAAGCAGCTGCGTGCGCACATCAACGCCCTCGCCGACCGCGCCTACTGGCGCCAGTTCCCGCACGCCCCCGAATTCGTCGTGCTCTTCCTGCCTGGCGAGGCGTTCCACGCGGCCGCCCTCGAGCGGGACCCGTCACTGCTGGAGGCGGGCGTGGCGCAGCGGGTGCTGATCGCGTCGCCCACCACGCTGATCGCCCTCCTGCGTGCGGCCGCGTATGGCTGGCGCCAGGAGCGGGTGGCGGAGAGTGCCGCACAGGTGAGCGCGCTCGGACGCGAGCTGGCCGAGCGACTGGCCATCTTCACCTCGCACCTGTCCGACGTGGGGAGTTCGCTCGACCAGGCCGTGACACGCTACAACCGTGCCGTCGGCAGCTTCGATGCGCGGGTGCTGGTGGCGGCGCGGAAATTCACCGACCTCGGTGCGGGCCCCGCGGCGGCAGCCGCGCTGGAGTCGCCCACCGCGATCGAGCGGGTGCCCAGGCCAGTGGCCACGCCGCGCGAACCCTGA